Proteins encoded within one genomic window of Vulgatibacter sp.:
- a CDS encoding thymidylate synthase, with translation MRSYLELLRHVREAGVQRGDRTGTGTLSIFGHQLRFDLRQGFPAVTTKKLFWKGVVGELLWFLRGEGNARWLQEHGIGIWDEWAKENGDLGPVYGVQWRSWPTADGGHVDQLAKVIEEIKVRPSSRRLLVSAWNVADLPKMALEPCHVLFQFYVADGRLSCQLYQRSADLFLGVPFNIASYALLTHMVAQVCDLEVGDFVHTFGDAHIYLNHLEQVDEQLRREPLPLPTLQLDPSVRSIDDFRFEHIRLEGYQSHPAIKAPVAV, from the coding sequence TTGAGCATCTTCGGGCACCAGCTGCGCTTCGACCTGCGGCAGGGCTTCCCGGCGGTGACCACCAAGAAGCTCTTCTGGAAGGGCGTGGTCGGGGAGCTCCTCTGGTTCCTGCGCGGCGAGGGAAACGCGCGCTGGCTGCAGGAGCACGGCATCGGCATCTGGGACGAGTGGGCGAAGGAGAACGGCGACCTTGGCCCGGTCTACGGCGTGCAGTGGCGCTCATGGCCTACCGCCGACGGCGGCCACGTCGATCAGCTGGCGAAGGTGATCGAGGAGATCAAGGTCCGGCCCAGCTCGCGGCGGCTCCTCGTCAGCGCCTGGAACGTGGCCGATCTGCCGAAGATGGCCCTCGAGCCCTGCCACGTGCTCTTCCAATTCTACGTGGCCGACGGGCGGCTGAGCTGCCAGCTCTACCAGCGCAGCGCCGACCTCTTCCTCGGCGTGCCCTTCAACATCGCCTCCTACGCGCTGCTCACCCACATGGTGGCGCAGGTCTGCGATCTGGAGGTGGGCGACTTCGTCCACACCTTCGGCGACGCGCACATCTACCTGAACCACCTCGAACAGGTGGACGAGCAGCTGCGGCGGGAGCCGCTGCCGCTGCCCACGCTGCAGCTCGATCCTTCGGTGCGCTCCATCGACGACTTCCGCTTCGAGCACATCCGGCTCGAGGGCTACCAGTCCCATCCCGCGATCAAGGCACCGGTGGCCGTATGA